One Chromobacterium paludis genomic window carries:
- a CDS encoding branched-chain amino acid ABC transporter permease — MDIFLQQILNGLVLGSIYALIALGYTMVYGIMGLINFAHGEVVMFGAMVTITVITTLMNSGINLPGPLLVLIGLLVAVPACMLLGFVIERVAYRPLRGKQRLAPLITAIGVSIVLQQLAILIWGRNYIPFPEILNHDVVTIFGASITKLQIVIIVLCLVIMAGLLLMVERTKLGRAMRATSQNPAVAGLMGVNVNTIISATFVIGSGLGAIAGVMVATNYEQAHYYMGFMIGLKAFTAAVLGGIGNLGGAVAGGILLGIIESLGAGYIGTLTGGFLGSNYQDIIAFMVLIAVLIFRPSGLLGEKMADRA, encoded by the coding sequence GTGGACATTTTTCTGCAACAAATCCTGAACGGCCTCGTTCTGGGTAGCATCTACGCGCTGATCGCGCTGGGCTACACCATGGTGTACGGGATCATGGGACTGATCAACTTCGCCCACGGCGAAGTGGTGATGTTCGGCGCCATGGTCACCATCACCGTCATTACCACCCTGATGAATTCCGGCATCAATCTGCCTGGCCCCTTGCTGGTGCTGATCGGCCTCTTGGTGGCTGTGCCGGCCTGCATGCTGCTCGGCTTCGTCATCGAACGCGTGGCTTACCGGCCCTTGCGCGGCAAGCAGCGCCTGGCGCCGCTGATCACCGCCATCGGCGTGTCCATCGTGCTGCAGCAGCTTGCCATCCTGATCTGGGGCCGCAACTACATCCCCTTCCCGGAAATCCTGAACCATGACGTGGTGACCATCTTCGGCGCCAGCATCACCAAGCTGCAGATCGTCATCATCGTATTGTGCCTGGTCATCATGGCCGGCCTGTTGTTGATGGTGGAACGGACCAAGCTGGGCCGCGCGATGCGCGCCACCAGCCAGAACCCGGCCGTGGCCGGCCTGATGGGCGTCAACGTCAATACCATCATCTCCGCCACCTTCGTCATCGGTTCCGGCCTGGGCGCCATCGCCGGCGTGATGGTGGCCACCAACTATGAGCAGGCCCACTACTACATGGGCTTCATGATTGGTCTGAAAGCCTTCACCGCCGCGGTGCTGGGCGGCATCGGCAACCTGGGCGGCGCGGTGGCCGGCGGCATTCTGCTCGGCATCATCGAGAGCCTGGGCGCCGGTTATATCGGCACGCTGACCGGCGGTTTCCTGGGTTCCAACTACCAGGACATCATCGCCTTCATGGTGCTGATCGCGGTGCTGATCTTCCGTCCGTCCGGCTTGCTGGGCGAAAAAATGGCCGACCGCGCCTGA
- a CDS encoding ABC transporter permease subunit, protein MDLNHLSTGKKVALFAVCAALLAALPFLVGGVLGNSWVRIIDFALLYVMLALGLNIVVGFAGLLDLGFIAFYAIGAYTYALLSSPHFDIHWLFLITIPLGAALASLGGVMLGTPVLKLKGDYLAIVTLGFGEIVRIFMNNLNAPINITNGPQGVNLIDPIHIGNVSLGESIELFGLSFHNVYLYYYLFLVLTVLVVIMAWRLQHSRIGRAWVALREDDIAAAAMGINIRNIKLLAFALGALSGGVAGGLFASFQGFVSPESFSLIESIMILAMIVLGGMGHIPGVILGAVVLTIAPEILRSTIGPLQMSVFGRMLIDPENARMLLFGLAMVVMMLVRPEGMWPSKRRKAEFRDDREDAAVQKG, encoded by the coding sequence ATGGATCTGAATCATCTGAGCACCGGCAAGAAAGTGGCGCTGTTCGCCGTCTGCGCCGCCCTGCTGGCCGCGCTGCCCTTCCTGGTGGGCGGCGTGCTGGGCAATTCCTGGGTGCGCATCATCGACTTCGCCCTGTTGTACGTAATGCTGGCCCTGGGCCTGAACATCGTGGTGGGCTTCGCCGGCCTGCTGGACTTGGGCTTCATCGCCTTTTACGCCATCGGCGCCTATACCTACGCGCTGCTGAGCTCGCCGCACTTCGACATCCACTGGCTGTTCCTCATCACCATTCCGCTTGGCGCGGCGCTGGCCTCGCTGGGCGGGGTGATGCTGGGCACGCCGGTGCTGAAGCTGAAGGGCGACTACTTGGCCATCGTGACCCTGGGTTTCGGCGAGATCGTGCGCATTTTCATGAACAACCTGAATGCGCCGATCAACATCACCAACGGCCCGCAAGGCGTGAACCTGATCGACCCCATCCACATCGGCAACGTGTCCCTGGGCGAGAGCATCGAGCTGTTCGGCCTGAGCTTCCACAACGTCTATCTGTATTACTACCTGTTCTTGGTGCTGACGGTGCTGGTGGTGATCATGGCTTGGCGCCTGCAGCACTCCCGCATCGGCCGCGCCTGGGTGGCGCTGCGCGAGGACGACATCGCCGCCGCGGCCATGGGCATCAATATCCGCAACATCAAGCTGTTGGCTTTTGCGCTGGGCGCCTTGTCCGGCGGCGTGGCTGGCGGCCTGTTCGCGTCGTTCCAGGGTTTTGTATCGCCGGAATCGTTCAGCCTGATCGAATCCATCATGATCCTGGCCATGATCGTGCTGGGGGGCATGGGCCATATCCCGGGCGTGATTCTGGGCGCCGTCGTGCTGACCATCGCGCCGGAAATCCTGCGCTCCACCATCGGCCCGCTGCAGATGAGCGTCTTCGGCCGCATGCTCATCGATCCGGAGAACGCGCGCATGCTGCTGTTCGGCCTGGCGATGGTGGTGATGATGCTGGTCCGTCCGGAAGGGATGTGGCCGTCCAAGCGTCGCAAGGCGGAGTTCCGCGACGACCGTGAAGACGCTGCAGTGCAGAAAGGTTAA
- a CDS encoding ABC transporter ATP-binding protein: MAEVLLKIEGIHKRFGGLHALNDVALTINKGEIYGLIGPNGAGKTTLFNVLTGLYVPDEGKFSFNGHDLFQKKPHVVVEAGIARTFQNIRLFAEMTALENVMVGRHIRSKAGALGAVLRDKGTMAEERAIEAKAWELLEYVGIANVAHERARNLSYGHQRRLEIARALATEPKLLALDEPAAGMNPKETEELKALMSKVRDGGVTVLLIEHDVKLMMGLCDRIAVLDYGKKIAEGVPEEVRRNPKVIEAYLGAAHA, from the coding sequence ATGGCTGAAGTTTTGCTGAAAATCGAAGGCATTCATAAACGATTTGGCGGTCTGCACGCGCTCAACGATGTGGCCCTGACCATCAACAAAGGCGAAATCTATGGTCTGATCGGTCCCAACGGCGCCGGCAAGACCACGCTGTTCAATGTGTTGACCGGTCTCTATGTGCCGGACGAGGGCAAGTTCTCGTTTAACGGCCACGACCTGTTCCAGAAGAAACCGCACGTGGTGGTGGAGGCCGGCATTGCCCGGACTTTCCAGAATATTCGCCTGTTTGCCGAAATGACGGCGCTGGAAAACGTGATGGTGGGCCGTCACATCCGCTCCAAGGCCGGCGCGCTGGGCGCTGTGCTGCGCGACAAGGGCACCATGGCCGAGGAGCGCGCCATCGAGGCCAAGGCCTGGGAGCTGCTGGAATACGTCGGCATCGCCAATGTGGCCCATGAGCGCGCGCGCAACCTGTCCTACGGCCACCAGCGCCGCCTGGAAATCGCCCGCGCCCTGGCCACCGAGCCCAAGCTGCTGGCGCTGGACGAGCCGGCGGCCGGCATGAATCCGAAGGAAACCGAGGAACTGAAGGCCTTGATGAGCAAGGTGCGCGATGGCGGTGTCACCGTGCTGCTGATCGAGCACGACGTCAAGCTGATGATGGGTCTGTGCGACCGCATCGCGGTGTTGGACTATGGCAAGAAGATCGCGGAAGGCGTGCCGGAAGAAGTGCGCCGCAATCCTAAGGTCATCGAAGCGTATTTGGGAGCGGCCCACGCATGA
- a CDS encoding ABC transporter ATP-binding protein, with protein sequence MSILEVKNLQVAYGGIQAVRGVDFHINQGELVTLIGANGAGKTTTLKTLVGMVKKSGGDIVFDGKNAATIPSHDFVRHGLAMVPEGRGVFAKLTVEENLQMGAYYRNDKAAIQSEIEHVYELFPRLKERRLQLAGTLSGGEQQMVAMGRAMLSKPKLLLLDEPSMGLAPIIVEKIFEIIQMISKQGVTMLLVEQNAKLALEVSQRGYVMESGRITMSGNAKELLDDPRVRNAYLGE encoded by the coding sequence ATGAGCATTCTGGAAGTTAAAAACCTGCAAGTGGCCTATGGCGGCATTCAGGCGGTCAGGGGCGTGGATTTCCACATCAACCAGGGCGAGCTGGTGACGCTGATCGGCGCCAACGGCGCCGGCAAGACCACCACGCTGAAGACCTTGGTGGGCATGGTCAAGAAGTCCGGCGGCGACATCGTGTTCGACGGAAAGAACGCGGCGACCATCCCTTCGCATGACTTTGTCCGCCATGGCCTGGCCATGGTGCCGGAAGGCCGCGGCGTGTTCGCCAAGCTGACGGTGGAAGAGAACCTGCAGATGGGGGCCTACTATCGCAATGACAAAGCGGCCATCCAGAGCGAGATCGAGCATGTCTACGAGCTGTTTCCGCGCCTGAAGGAGCGCCGCCTGCAATTGGCCGGCACCCTGTCCGGCGGCGAGCAGCAGATGGTGGCCATGGGCCGCGCCATGCTGTCCAAGCCCAAGCTGCTGTTGCTGGACGAACCGTCCATGGGCCTCGCGCCCATCATCGTGGAGAAGATCTTCGAGATCATCCAGATGATTTCCAAGCAGGGCGTGACCATGCTGCTGGTGGAGCAGAACGCCAAGCTGGCGCTGGAAGTGTCGCAGCGCGGCTACGTGATGGAAAGCGGCCGCATCACCATGAGCGGCAACGCCAAGGAATTGCTGGACGATCCGCGCGTGCGCAACGCCTATCTGGGCGAATAA
- a CDS encoding substrate-binding periplasmic protein — MSFGEKIPPFVFPETNSGIELEVIGEALAFRGHHLQPHYYAFARVPLAFKAHQVDASMTDLGEDLTPYGGYYGDPAVIYDNVLITLKERHLVIHRPEDLHGLSVIAFQGAAKRYPEWLTAARDEGMYFEQNNQALQVLTLDAGHYDVVLCDRNIYRYFALQAQKELHRPLKPVEFHSFIKLNPLNYRPVFRSEKIRDDFNAGLRHLKDTGRYQAIYDHYLKE, encoded by the coding sequence ATGTCCTTCGGCGAAAAAATTCCCCCCTTCGTCTTTCCGGAAACCAATAGCGGCATCGAACTCGAAGTCATCGGGGAGGCGCTCGCCTTCCGCGGCCATCACTTGCAGCCCCACTATTATGCTTTCGCCCGCGTGCCGCTCGCCTTCAAAGCGCACCAAGTGGATGCCAGCATGACGGACCTGGGTGAAGACCTGACGCCCTATGGCGGATACTATGGGGACCCAGCCGTGATTTACGACAATGTGCTGATCACGCTGAAAGAAAGACATCTTGTCATCCATCGCCCCGAGGATTTGCACGGTCTGTCAGTCATTGCCTTCCAGGGCGCGGCCAAGCGCTATCCCGAGTGGCTGACCGCCGCGCGCGACGAGGGCATGTATTTCGAGCAGAACAATCAAGCGCTGCAGGTGCTGACGCTGGATGCGGGCCACTACGATGTCGTTTTATGTGATCGCAACATCTACCGTTATTTCGCGCTGCAAGCGCAAAAAGAGCTGCATCGCCCGCTCAAGCCGGTGGAGTTTCACAGCTTCATCAAGCTGAACCCGCTCAATTACCGCCCGGTGTTCCGCAGCGAAAAAATCCGCGACGACTTCAACGCCGGCCTGCGGCATCTCAAAGACACCGGGCGCTACCAGGCCATCTACGATCATTACCTGAAAGAGTAA
- a CDS encoding YdcF family protein encodes MYSLTVLWHQLLGALMLPPLIYLLPIALGALLGKRRPRLSGALLLAGLALGYLLSIPQTAIWLANRLERYPVIAMDQVRQAQAIVVLGGGKKPAPEYGRDEPNGDTLARLRYGAYLARQSGKPLLVSGGAPLGGEPEAEVMARTLRDDYGLTPRWVESRSNTTLENAQFSAEILKRDGVTRIALVSQGWHLARAVPFFVRQGLAVAPAPTAFTRYAGGGVFWWIPSGRSMQECHSLLREYLGQLFYRARGEG; translated from the coding sequence ATGTACAGTCTGACCGTGTTGTGGCACCAGTTGTTGGGCGCCCTGATGTTGCCGCCGCTGATCTACCTGTTGCCGATCGCGCTGGGCGCGCTATTGGGCAAACGGCGGCCGCGTTTGAGCGGGGCGCTGCTGCTGGCCGGCTTGGCGCTGGGTTATCTATTGTCCATACCGCAAACCGCGATCTGGTTGGCGAACAGGCTGGAGCGTTATCCGGTCATTGCGATGGATCAGGTGCGCCAGGCCCAGGCCATCGTGGTGCTGGGCGGCGGCAAGAAACCCGCGCCGGAGTACGGCCGCGACGAGCCTAACGGCGATACCCTTGCCAGGCTGCGTTATGGCGCCTACCTGGCCCGGCAGTCAGGCAAGCCTTTGCTGGTGAGCGGCGGCGCGCCGCTGGGCGGGGAGCCGGAGGCGGAGGTGATGGCGCGCACCTTGCGCGATGACTACGGCCTGACGCCGCGCTGGGTGGAGAGTCGGTCCAATACCACGTTGGAAAACGCCCAGTTTTCCGCTGAAATCCTGAAGCGGGACGGCGTCACGCGCATCGCGCTGGTCAGCCAGGGCTGGCATTTGGCCCGGGCCGTGCCCTTCTTCGTGCGGCAGGGCCTAGCCGTGGCGCCAGCGCCAACGGCGTTTACCCGCTATGCAGGCGGCGGCGTGTTCTGGTGGATACCAAGCGGCCGTTCCATGCAAGAGTGCCATAGCCTGCTGCGCGAATACCTGGGCCAATTATTCTATCGCGCCCGCGGCGAGGGTTGA
- a CDS encoding alkaline phosphatase: MQTVMKTVLAAAVLAALPASQALAAGEAKNVIFFLGDGMGPATVTAARIYQYGESGKLNMEKLDRTARIKTYSNDAQTTDSAPSMAAYMTGVKMNNEVISMTSDTRAIEPNSDGTGNCGANNGKPADTLLELAKAKGKAIGAVTTTRVTHATPAATYAHVCHRDAESDIIAQAVPGGAGYNAKLGGGLDVLMGGGSKFLLPKANGGKRSDGRDLLKEFAAKGYPVLQTGAQLAAFDAKSATKLVGIFGKDHLEYELDRVKNKVDQPSLAQMTAAAIDVLSKNGNGYVLMVEGGRIDHALHGTNAKRALVDAIAFDDAIKTALAKVDLKNTLIVVTADHDHTMTINGYSKRGNPIHDISRHYSDGQPAKDADGAVYTTLVFGNGPNRKPTRVSVDSATATGDDYQQETGIRLSSETHGGGDVMLMSGGAGSPGFKGVMDNTKVFGLVKSALGL; this comes from the coding sequence ATGCAAACCGTGATGAAAACCGTGCTGGCCGCCGCCGTGCTGGCCGCCCTGCCCGCTTCCCAGGCCTTGGCCGCTGGCGAAGCCAAAAACGTGATCTTCTTCCTGGGCGATGGCATGGGCCCCGCCACCGTCACTGCCGCCCGCATCTACCAGTACGGCGAGAGCGGCAAGCTGAATATGGAAAAACTGGATCGCACCGCGCGGATCAAGACTTATTCCAACGATGCCCAAACCACCGACAGCGCGCCGTCGATGGCGGCTTACATGACCGGCGTGAAGATGAACAACGAAGTCATCTCCATGACGTCCGACACCCGCGCCATCGAGCCCAATAGCGATGGCACCGGCAACTGCGGCGCCAACAACGGCAAGCCGGCGGACACGCTGCTGGAGCTGGCCAAGGCCAAGGGCAAGGCCATAGGCGCGGTCACCACCACCCGCGTCACCCACGCCACGCCGGCCGCCACCTATGCCCACGTCTGCCACCGCGACGCCGAATCCGACATCATCGCCCAGGCCGTGCCGGGCGGCGCCGGCTACAACGCCAAGCTGGGAGGCGGCCTCGACGTGCTGATGGGCGGCGGCAGCAAATTCCTGCTGCCCAAGGCCAACGGCGGCAAGCGCAGCGACGGCCGCGATCTGCTGAAGGAATTCGCCGCCAAGGGCTATCCGGTGCTGCAGACCGGCGCCCAGCTAGCCGCCTTCGACGCCAAGTCGGCCACCAAACTGGTGGGCATCTTCGGCAAGGACCACCTGGAGTACGAGCTGGACCGCGTCAAGAACAAGGTAGACCAGCCCAGCCTGGCGCAGATGACCGCGGCGGCGATAGACGTGCTGTCCAAGAACGGCAACGGCTACGTGCTGATGGTGGAGGGCGGCCGCATCGACCACGCGCTGCACGGCACCAACGCCAAGCGCGCCCTGGTGGACGCCATCGCCTTCGACGACGCGATCAAGACCGCCCTGGCCAAGGTCGATCTGAAAAACACCCTGATCGTCGTCACCGCCGACCATGACCACACCATGACCATCAACGGGTATTCCAAGCGCGGCAACCCCATCCACGATATCTCGCGCCATTACTCCGACGGTCAACCGGCCAAGGACGCCGATGGCGCGGTCTACACCACGCTGGTGTTCGGCAACGGCCCGAATCGCAAGCCCACCCGCGTATCAGTGGATTCGGCCACCGCCACCGGTGACGACTACCAGCAGGAAACCGGCATCCGCCTGTCCAGCGAAACCCACGGCGGCGGCGACGTGATGCTGATGTCCGGCGGCGCCGGCAGCCCGGGTTTCAAAGGCGTGATGGACAACACCAAGGTGTTCGGCCTGGTGAAATCCGCCCTCGGCCTGTAA
- a CDS encoding alkaline phosphatase — MRTLTLSASVLLALTLAACNSDGGATSSRTQDNAQTTPSASAKNVIFFLGDGMGITTTTAARIYAVGEDGQLTMDTLPESGFVKTFSQDAQVTDSAPSMAAYMTGVKMNNEVISMSSDTRAIEPTKDATGNCGAANGKPVTTLLELAKAKNWATGVVTTTRVTHATPAATYAHVCHRDAEADIAAQLVPGGALYNAALKDGVDVVFGGGRQFFLPKTAGGKRADGRDLVAELKAKGYGYAADKAAFSAIDPAKTSRAVGLFTSSHMSYDLDRDASKEPSLAEMTSKAIAMLAGRSGKQGMFLMVEGGRIDHALHETTAKKALQDTVAFDQAIKAAIDAMQQKDPGLKNTLIVVTADHDHTLVLNGYAKRTGKTAPGNPGVLGLAKDYVSGAPLKDKDGMPYSIIGFGNGENRVAGDRNAAAALTDDTVSADSYHQEAAVRMPAGGETHGGTDVYIAATGQGADSIHGFLENIEVFGLVKKAAGL, encoded by the coding sequence ATGCGCACTCTCACCCTCAGCGCCAGCGTCCTGCTGGCCCTCACGCTTGCCGCCTGCAATAGCGACGGCGGCGCCACCAGCAGCCGCACCCAGGACAATGCCCAGACCACGCCCTCCGCCAGCGCCAAGAACGTGATCTTCTTCCTTGGCGACGGCATGGGCATCACCACGACGACGGCTGCCCGCATTTACGCCGTGGGCGAAGACGGCCAGCTGACCATGGACACGCTGCCGGAATCCGGCTTCGTCAAAACCTTCTCCCAAGACGCCCAGGTCACCGACAGCGCGCCATCCATGGCCGCCTACATGACCGGCGTGAAGATGAACAACGAAGTCATCTCCATGTCGTCCGATACCCGCGCCATCGAACCGACCAAGGACGCCACCGGCAATTGCGGCGCCGCCAACGGCAAGCCGGTCACCACCTTGCTGGAGCTGGCCAAGGCCAAAAACTGGGCCACCGGCGTGGTCACCACCACCCGCGTCACCCATGCCACCCCGGCCGCCACTTATGCCCACGTCTGCCACCGCGACGCCGAAGCCGACATCGCCGCCCAGCTGGTGCCGGGCGGCGCGCTGTACAACGCGGCGCTGAAAGACGGCGTGGACGTGGTGTTCGGCGGCGGCCGCCAGTTCTTCCTGCCCAAAACCGCCGGCGGCAAGCGCGCCGACGGCCGCGACCTGGTGGCGGAGCTGAAGGCCAAAGGCTATGGCTACGCCGCGGACAAGGCCGCGTTCAGCGCCATCGATCCGGCCAAGACCTCGCGCGCCGTCGGCCTGTTCACCTCCAGCCACATGAGCTACGACCTGGACCGTGATGCCAGCAAGGAACCCAGCCTGGCCGAGATGACATCCAAGGCCATCGCCATGCTGGCCGGCCGCAGCGGCAAACAGGGCATGTTCCTGATGGTGGAAGGCGGCCGCATCGACCACGCCCTGCACGAAACCACCGCCAAGAAAGCGCTGCAAGACACCGTCGCCTTCGACCAGGCCATCAAGGCCGCCATCGATGCGATGCAGCAAAAAGACCCGGGCCTGAAGAACACGCTGATCGTCGTCACCGCCGACCATGACCACACCCTGGTGCTGAACGGCTACGCCAAGCGCACCGGCAAGACCGCGCCGGGCAATCCGGGCGTGCTGGGCCTGGCCAAGGACTACGTCAGCGGCGCGCCCCTGAAGGACAAGGACGGCATGCCCTACTCCATCATCGGCTTCGGCAACGGCGAAAACCGCGTCGCCGGCGACCGCAACGCGGCCGCCGCGCTGACCGACGACACCGTGTCCGCCGACAGCTACCACCAGGAAGCGGCCGTGCGCATGCCGGCCGGCGGCGAAACCCACGGCGGCACCGACGTTTATATCGCCGCCACCGGCCAGGGCGCGGACAGCATCCATGGCTTCCTGGAAAACATCGAAGTATTCGGCTTGGTCAAGAAGGCCGCCGGCCTGTAA
- a CDS encoding HD-GYP domain-containing protein, translating to MTVESTKKPAKVFSSMVEIGKELPVNVYSSNGFLLLKRGHYVLTPELKEKLVHMGFAEAKGDARALDKPNLNDHKKHSLFEDIAFLQVRVRNVLYRALATPDLQGKVMQLAKTLIRLAETHHDALIASIFLVPFTEYSVAHPLHTASLLAILTRSVKLPPSHREILICAALTMNISQVELQNELYSQQGQLSEQQRQAILDHPLMSSAILREAGVEDQLWHTLVQTHHESWSGQGYPQGLGKEQILPPAHMLHLADITCAKLLPRRYRSALLPATALGQIFQRKDSEFDQGFITLLIRELGIYPPGSFVRIASEEICVVTAAGAKPSEPMVAAIRRGDGPPYGEPLPRDTSKPGLRILAPCHAAEAKVRVSFLARLWKC from the coding sequence ATGACTGTGGAATCCACCAAGAAACCGGCCAAAGTCTTCTCCTCCATGGTGGAGATTGGCAAGGAGCTGCCGGTCAACGTCTACTCAAGCAACGGATTTCTGCTGTTAAAGCGCGGACATTACGTGCTGACGCCGGAATTGAAGGAAAAGCTCGTTCACATGGGCTTTGCCGAGGCCAAGGGGGACGCGCGCGCGCTGGACAAGCCCAACCTCAACGACCATAAAAAGCACTCCTTGTTCGAGGACATCGCCTTTCTGCAAGTACGGGTGCGCAATGTGCTGTACCGGGCGCTGGCCACCCCGGACTTGCAGGGCAAGGTGATGCAGCTGGCCAAGACGCTGATCCGTCTGGCGGAAACCCATCATGACGCCTTGATCGCCTCCATCTTCCTGGTGCCGTTCACCGAATACAGCGTCGCCCATCCCTTGCATACCGCCTCGCTGCTGGCCATCCTGACCCGCAGCGTCAAACTGCCGCCCAGCCACCGCGAAATCCTGATCTGCGCCGCGCTGACCATGAACATCTCCCAGGTGGAGCTGCAGAACGAGCTGTATAGCCAGCAGGGCCAGCTCAGCGAGCAGCAGCGCCAAGCCATACTCGACCATCCGCTGATGAGCTCCGCCATCCTGCGCGAGGCCGGCGTCGAGGACCAGCTGTGGCACACCCTGGTGCAGACCCATCACGAGTCCTGGTCCGGCCAGGGCTACCCGCAAGGCCTGGGCAAGGAGCAGATCCTGCCGCCGGCCCATATGCTGCATCTGGCCGACATCACCTGCGCCAAACTGCTGCCGCGCCGCTACCGCTCCGCCCTGCTGCCCGCCACCGCCCTGGGCCAGATATTCCAGCGCAAGGACAGCGAATTCGACCAAGGCTTCATCACTCTGCTGATCCGCGAGCTGGGCATCTACCCCCCCGGCAGCTTCGTGCGCATCGCCAGCGAGGAGATTTGCGTGGTCACCGCCGCCGGCGCCAAGCCCAGCGAACCCATGGTCGCCGCCATCCGGCGCGGCGACGGGCCGCCTTACGGCGAACCGCTGCCGCGCGACACCAGCAAGCCTGGCTTGAGAATTCTCGCACCCTGTCACGCGGCAGAAGCCAAGGTGCGCGTCTCCTTCCTCGCCCGGCTGTGGAAATGTTAA